The following proteins are co-located in the Desulforegula conservatrix Mb1Pa genome:
- a CDS encoding radical SAM protein produces MNFLSDRAIESVNFFTTYRCNSRCVNCFIWKGDDRSDIEPLTDEEIHGLFYDDPIVSRCHEIGFAGGEPTISSFFWRALELVPENRHITITTNALSSARLIKTLNERGDRENFVIQVSIDGIGSVHDETRGIKGSYDKSLFLLERLRELGVPRLISFTINSNNFHQLLQVYEIAEALGAEFSTRMAYCGGAYKNGGDDSVYSLEAGQLASMDYSIKRIIDSEIRKKNHYPARIVFLSKISDYCTGKQKDIECGALHSGAVIDLYGDVFPNCPVIMKKLGNIRENTFDEIWRGDAAEKLRAHVEKFACGGCWNDCQVITNIANDRPFLEKNYSDIKLKPVLAKTDLKYSFEMSDPESSGYLGTGWHHLEGQSDFIYRWTAGHFVLAVPKDTISVSFFCMPAPGSQGKDDLYITARTDEGELAHQLITSFEWHDIKVKFNAPFAENGICFFEMSQIFRPVSGLSGSDVRDLGMAVKSIKFIK; encoded by the coding sequence ATGAATTTTTTATCTGATAGAGCCATTGAGTCAGTCAATTTTTTTACGACATACAGGTGTAATTCGAGGTGCGTCAACTGTTTTATATGGAAGGGCGATGACAGGTCTGACATCGAGCCTTTGACAGATGAAGAAATACACGGGCTTTTTTATGATGACCCCATTGTATCACGTTGCCACGAAATAGGTTTTGCAGGAGGAGAACCGACTATTTCTTCCTTTTTCTGGAGAGCCCTTGAACTTGTACCCGAAAACAGACATATCACAATCACCACAAACGCTCTATCTTCGGCAAGGCTCATAAAAACCCTCAATGAACGCGGGGACAGGGAAAATTTTGTTATCCAGGTTTCAATTGACGGTATAGGTTCTGTTCATGACGAGACAAGGGGGATAAAGGGTTCTTATGACAAGTCCTTATTCCTTCTTGAGAGACTCCGGGAGCTTGGCGTTCCAAGGCTTATTTCGTTTACTATTAATTCCAATAATTTTCACCAGCTTCTACAAGTATATGAAATAGCAGAGGCACTTGGGGCGGAATTCTCAACTCGTATGGCATATTGTGGTGGTGCCTACAAAAATGGTGGAGATGATTCGGTTTATAGTCTTGAAGCAGGGCAACTCGCTTCAATGGACTACTCAATCAAGAGAATAATAGATTCTGAAATCAGAAAAAAGAATCATTACCCAGCCAGAATAGTTTTTTTAAGCAAAATTTCAGACTACTGCACAGGTAAACAGAAAGACATTGAATGCGGAGCCCTTCATTCCGGCGCTGTTATAGATCTTTACGGCGACGTATTCCCAAATTGTCCTGTAATAATGAAGAAGCTTGGTAATATAAGAGAAAACACCTTTGATGAAATCTGGCGAGGTGACGCAGCTGAAAAGCTTCGGGCTCATGTTGAAAAATTTGCATGCGGCGGGTGCTGGAATGATTGTCAGGTCATAACCAATATTGCCAACGACAGGCCATTTCTTGAAAAGAACTATTCTGATATAAAGCTTAAACCTGTTCTTGCAAAAACAGACTTGAAATATTCATTTGAGATGTCAGATCCTGAGTCTTCCGGGTATCTTGGCACAGGTTGGCATCACCTTGAAGGACAATCTGATTTTATTTACAGATGGACAGCCGGACATTTTGTCCTTGCTGTCCCCAAGGATACGATATCCGTGAGTTTTTTCTGCATGCCTGCTCCTGGTTCACAAGGAAAAGATGATTTGTATATCACTGCGAGAACCGATGAAGGCGAGCTGGCCCACCAACTCATCACGTCATTTGAATGGCATGATATCAAGGTGAAATTTAATGCTCCGTTTGCAGAAAACGGGATCTGCTTTTTTGAAATGTCCCAAATTTTCAGGCCAGTATCTGGTCTGTCAGGTTCTGATGTGAGAGATCTTGGCATGGCCGTAAAAAGCATAAAATTTATTAAATAA
- a CDS encoding glycosyltransferase, with product MDDIKIKYDYIIDSANENTTHSKILSQVGFEKTVLEIGCSSGYMTDYMKNALNCQVYGIELDENAARKAQGFCEKLIIADVEVIDFNDFFPGISFDVIIMADVLEHLKDAQSLLTKIKPYLKENGYILISIPNGAHGSLSLNALDGNWSYRSMGLMDETHLRFFDKDSFNRLLEASGFFIAVLDRVIVHPRDTEFKTSWDNYPRQVTAYIEKVNPEYQTYQFVIKAYPANESGWKQGLEDCAKFEKERSSKLDEEIRALKKEVEQIHSVYAKEIEKLNEEASSFHSGYGKEITDLQGTAEKQLLEINRLNDEIKIIHSGYSEKIKVIDDGIALIHSNYNEEILRLNTTISEIQSLRNSEDAERLSQINHLRSEIEGFAKKYQRLMEYVSSLESERNNLSNYVNDLESELYEIRNSVFWKFITRYRRSIEYLLPQGTRRRRLYQLAVLSPVVLFREGGGEFLRRILIRIPGLSRFYNSSEQVMSFRRMVFPSFENISVSIVIPVFNKCDYTLRCLLSILENTTNIPYEVIVVDNASSDSTPEMLKSFEGIVVIRNDDNKGFVEACNIGADNSKGVFILFLNNDTEVTPGWIESMCQPFEEPKTGLVGAKLVYPDGTLQEAGNIIWQDASGWNYGRGDDPKKPEYSYRKKVDYCSGACLAIRRELWTEIGGFDKRYAPAYYEDTDLCFEARRLGYDVVYQPEAVVVHYEGISSGTDITKGYKRFQQINHAKFLEKWKDILEENHYKGPEYVYLARERCAGRRILVADHYVPEYDKDSGSLRMYSLLKILNEMGHKVVFWPENRAYNSKYTAALQKIGIETCYGAMHFDEFMKQNGSFFDYIILSRPHIAEGMIYAAKNWSKAKIIYDTVDLHYLREGRKARQEAERAELEWKKRELGIANQADFTLVVSGVEKNLLELEGIKSTVSVVTNIHSLEDASLDFEKRSGIMFIGGFMHTPNEDAMLWFVEEIWPIIKTKIENPHFYIVGSHPSDRIKALAAPDITVTGFVEDVAPFFTKARVFVSPLRYGAGVKGKIGQSLSFGLPVVTTDIGAEGMGLVDGENSLIADDVDTFASKVIELYNDRILWQKLADGGRILIQKRFSPEKMRENLLLLIS from the coding sequence ATGGATGATATCAAAATAAAATATGATTATATAATAGACTCGGCAAATGAAAATACAACGCATTCAAAAATTTTGAGTCAGGTTGGATTTGAGAAAACTGTTCTGGAGATTGGTTGTTCTTCAGGGTACATGACAGATTATATGAAAAATGCCCTGAACTGCCAGGTTTATGGGATAGAGCTTGACGAAAATGCTGCCCGTAAGGCCCAGGGTTTTTGTGAGAAGCTAATCATTGCCGATGTCGAGGTGATTGATTTCAATGATTTTTTTCCGGGTATTTCTTTTGACGTCATCATAATGGCCGATGTTCTCGAACATCTTAAAGACGCACAATCTCTGCTCACAAAAATAAAACCGTATTTAAAAGAAAATGGTTATATCCTTATCTCCATTCCAAATGGTGCGCATGGCTCGCTCAGTCTTAACGCCCTTGACGGGAACTGGAGCTACAGATCAATGGGACTCATGGACGAGACTCATCTTCGTTTTTTTGACAAGGATAGTTTTAACAGACTGCTGGAAGCCAGCGGTTTTTTTATTGCCGTGCTTGACAGAGTCATTGTTCATCCTCGGGATACGGAATTCAAAACTTCCTGGGATAATTATCCACGGCAGGTAACGGCATATATCGAAAAAGTTAACCCTGAATACCAGACATATCAGTTTGTTATAAAGGCATACCCAGCTAACGAGTCCGGGTGGAAACAAGGCCTGGAGGATTGCGCAAAATTCGAGAAGGAAAGAAGCTCTAAGTTGGATGAAGAAATCAGAGCTCTTAAAAAGGAAGTCGAGCAGATCCATTCCGTATATGCAAAAGAAATTGAAAAACTGAATGAAGAGGCCTCATCGTTTCACTCAGGTTATGGTAAAGAAATAACAGATCTTCAGGGAACAGCAGAGAAGCAACTTTTGGAGATCAATAGGCTGAATGACGAAATCAAGATTATACATTCAGGTTATTCAGAAAAAATTAAAGTCATTGATGACGGCATTGCCTTAATACATTCGAACTATAATGAAGAAATTTTAAGATTAAATACAACAATATCTGAAATTCAGTCTTTACGAAATAGTGAAGATGCCGAAAGACTATCCCAGATTAATCACCTAAGATCAGAAATCGAGGGTTTTGCAAAAAAATATCAGAGACTGATGGAATACGTTTCCAGCCTTGAATCTGAACGAAACAACCTGTCTAATTATGTTAATGATCTTGAAAGCGAACTATATGAGATCAGAAATTCCGTATTCTGGAAATTCATAACCAGATACAGACGGTCTATAGAATATTTATTGCCCCAGGGAACAAGAAGACGGCGTCTGTATCAACTGGCCGTGCTTTCGCCCGTTGTTCTTTTCAGGGAAGGTGGCGGTGAGTTTTTAAGGAGGATCTTAATACGGATTCCAGGCCTCAGCCGGTTTTACAATTCTTCTGAGCAGGTAATGTCTTTCAGGCGTATGGTTTTTCCATCATTTGAAAATATCAGTGTAAGCATAGTAATCCCTGTGTTTAACAAATGCGACTACACTCTGAGATGTCTTTTATCCATTCTGGAAAACACGACAAATATTCCTTATGAAGTGATTGTCGTCGACAACGCATCTTCAGATTCAACTCCTGAGATGCTTAAATCATTTGAAGGTATAGTCGTAATCAGGAACGATGACAACAAGGGCTTTGTCGAAGCCTGCAATATCGGAGCTGACAATTCAAAGGGCGTATTCATCCTGTTTCTTAATAACGACACAGAAGTGACTCCCGGATGGATTGAATCCATGTGCCAGCCATTTGAAGAGCCTAAAACAGGCCTTGTCGGCGCCAAACTTGTTTATCCTGACGGGACATTGCAGGAGGCCGGAAATATTATATGGCAGGACGCTTCAGGATGGAATTACGGACGCGGGGATGATCCAAAGAAGCCTGAATACAGCTACAGAAAAAAGGTCGATTACTGTTCAGGCGCCTGTCTTGCGATCAGGAGAGAATTGTGGACGGAAATTGGCGGTTTCGATAAACGATATGCGCCTGCATATTATGAAGATACTGACCTGTGCTTTGAGGCAAGAAGGCTGGGGTACGACGTTGTTTATCAGCCCGAAGCCGTTGTGGTTCATTATGAAGGAATATCCTCAGGGACTGATATAACAAAAGGCTATAAGAGATTCCAGCAGATAAATCACGCCAAATTTCTTGAAAAGTGGAAAGATATTCTGGAAGAGAATCATTATAAAGGCCCTGAATATGTTTATCTTGCAAGGGAAAGATGCGCCGGCAGAAGAATTCTTGTGGCAGACCACTATGTCCCTGAGTATGATAAGGATTCCGGTTCTCTCAGAATGTACAGTCTTCTTAAAATTTTGAACGAAATGGGTCACAAGGTTGTTTTCTGGCCTGAAAACCGGGCATACAACAGCAAATATACGGCCGCACTTCAGAAAATAGGCATTGAAACCTGTTATGGGGCAATGCATTTTGATGAATTCATGAAGCAGAACGGTTCGTTTTTTGATTATATTATCCTGTCAAGACCTCATATTGCTGAAGGAATGATCTATGCCGCCAAAAACTGGTCAAAGGCAAAGATAATCTATGACACGGTGGATCTCCATTATTTGAGGGAAGGCAGGAAAGCGCGTCAGGAAGCAGAACGGGCCGAGCTTGAATGGAAAAAAAGAGAGCTTGGCATTGCAAATCAGGCAGACTTTACCCTCGTGGTCAGCGGTGTAGAAAAGAATCTTCTTGAGCTTGAAGGGATTAAATCAACGGTTTCTGTGGTTACAAATATTCATTCCCTTGAAGACGCCTCTCTTGATTTTGAAAAACGCTCAGGCATAATGTTCATAGGAGGATTCATGCACACTCCGAATGAAGATGCCATGCTGTGGTTTGTTGAAGAAATATGGCCAATAATCAAGACAAAGATTGAAAATCCCCATTTCTATATTGTCGGAAGTCATCCTTCTGACAGAATCAAGGCCCTTGCGGCCCCGGATATCACGGTCACAGGATTTGTGGAAGATGTGGCACCATTTTTTACTAAAGCAAGGGTTTTTGTCAGTCCATTAAGGTATGGCGCTGGCGTGAAGGGTAAAATAGGCCAGAGTCTGAGTTTCGGGCTACCTGTTGTTACTACAGATATTGGAGCCGAGGGCATGGGGCTTGTGGATGGAGAAAATTCTCTCATAGCCGACGATGTTGATACTTTTGCCAGCAAAGTGATAGAACTTTATAATGATAGGATTCTCTGGCAAAAGCTTGCTGATGGCGGCAGAATTCTGATTCAAAAAAGATTTTCGCCGGAAAAAATGCGCGAAAATCTTCTTCTGCTTATTTCCTGA
- a CDS encoding acyltransferase, whose protein sequence is MANEFFDRIGDNTFIYPSVEVYIENRQPDGRGLFIGSNCLVFPRTRFVLGDMFTNQTASLEIGDDVQIGPGCYISAEGGISVGNYVLIGANVNILSSSYEYREAEIPVRWQGMVYGKVTIEDDVVIGAGSVILKDVKIGRGAIIAAGSVVINEIPAYGVVAGNPARVIKYRGDDGFSPIKRLMKKIHRFFTR, encoded by the coding sequence ATGGCCAATGAATTTTTTGACAGAATTGGTGATAATACCTTCATATATCCTTCGGTGGAGGTTTATATAGAAAACCGGCAGCCTGATGGCCGGGGGCTTTTTATTGGTTCAAACTGTCTTGTTTTTCCAAGAACCCGGTTTGTTCTTGGAGATATGTTCACAAATCAGACGGCGAGCCTTGAAATTGGCGATGATGTTCAGATTGGCCCTGGCTGTTATATTTCTGCGGAAGGCGGCATTTCTGTCGGTAATTATGTTCTTATAGGAGCCAATGTAAATATTCTCAGCTCAAGTTACGAATACCGTGAGGCTGAAATTCCGGTTCGCTGGCAGGGCATGGTTTATGGTAAGGTAACCATAGAGGATGATGTTGTCATTGGTGCCGGTTCCGTAATTCTAAAGGACGTTAAGATCGGAAGAGGCGCCATTATTGCCGCAGGATCCGTAGTCATCAATGAAATTCCTGCCTATGGCGTAGTTGCGGGCAATCCGGCCAGAGTTATAAAATACAGGGGAGATGATGGTTTTTCTCCTATTAAAAGACTTATGAAAAAGATTCACAGATTTTTCACCCGATGA